Below is a window of Humulus lupulus chromosome 2, drHumLupu1.1, whole genome shotgun sequence DNA.
ATATTATTCTTCTTCCTTCTTTATTATGACCACAAACACGTGTATATATAGCTGAAAATCTTGAAGAAGCTATATCATAATTTGGAGCTTCAAATGGCAGCACTCAGTGGTTGCAAGAAGGCTTTTCCTGCTTTCAATGTCTCTCTGGTCCGCAAGGTAACtatatctatacatatatatacatgtttttatatatatatatatatatataaatataaatatgggTATGCGCACACTAGTACACCTGTCTATTACAAAATTAGGTTTTACAATCTCGGTTGGGGTTTTCAAGCCTTTTTGTTTAGAAGAGGACATTCAGGTAAGAAAATATAGTCATCAATATATATGGGCTTATAAGGCATCATGCGCTCTATACTCTTGGAGTAAAAGAAATTATCATTGACCTCAACTGTTTATAAATTTCAAAACGTTCGAGAGGCGCCACGTAATACAATTTTGTTTGGCTAGTTATGCTGTTGTACGTGGTggtaatataaattcaaatgtgtaTAAATTCatgttttataatatttatatatatatatattcattcttgtaaaatatcaaataaagtTATAGCTAATAACCGTTGTCTTAACATTATTATTTGCATGACTGTTAGGACTGTAGCTTATTATAGGCCAGGGTGTTTGGCATGGTTGAAGTGAATATGAGAATGGAGATTTAAAAcactttttatattttgtttaattctTTAAGGATAAAGTTAATAATTTTGGTGGACTCATAtgtattttaaggataaagtgaatcattttaaacacttaaatttaatattaacTACTTAAAACATTACAAAATCaatcaactactcaaaacaaacactcAAATTTTAAGATTCTCTTTCCGGCGGGTGATGATAACAATTACTTGATTTTCGATcaattttttctctctctctatattaGGACTCAAGTTTGATCATAAAGTAATAAAACTGTacagtatatatatttatattatatatcaaAAAAATGATTCTCCACAATATGCTTGCTATAATTTTATTTCTCCCCGATAAAATTCTGTACACTAACTCCACGTACtacaaatatatacatatatggcTTTGGATCGTATTAGATTTGGGAACCAATCACGATTTCATGTACTCTGGCTGCGAAGTCGTATGCTAGATTAGTATTGTTTACCACTTCAACACATATACGTAAAGAAATGTTAAATACACTCTATTTTGTActcttttaaataaataaaagaaacatGAATTCCACTGTGTGTGTTTGTGTACTTAATGAATATATGATCCAAGTGCGTGTGTTGGCTTTTGCAGCTAGGAGCGGAGTTCGTAGGAACTTTCATCATGGTGTTTGGAGCAACAGCAGCGCCCATCGTGAATAAGGAGCACGATGGATCAGCCGGAGCCTTAGTGGGAAACGCAGTGTGCTCGGGGCTGGCAGTGATGGTGGTGATATTTTCCACTGGCCACATCTCCGGCGCCCACCTAAACCCTGCGGTGACCATCGCATTCGCAGCACTGAAGCACTTCCCTTGGGCACAAGTTCTCCCTTACATAGTAGTCCAGGTTGTGGGTTCCATATCAGCCTCTTTCGCTCTCAAGGCAGCCTTTCACCCCTTCATGTCCAGTGGACTTACCGTTCCTGAAGTCACCGTTCACGAAGCTTTTGCGGTCGAGTTCATCATCACCTTCTTCCTCATGTTCATTGTCACCGCTGTGTCCACGGACACACGTGCGGTAAGTACAGAGACACTGTGCCTGACCGCCTGCAGTTATATATGTATGCATAAACATCTTTGGGTTTCTAATGGTTGAGAGGGAAATATGACAGGCAGGAGAATTGGCGGGAATAGCAGTTGGAGCTACAGTTATCCTCAATGTTCTCATATCAGGGTTTGTTGTaccttctttttttttaatttctatcaAAATTAGTACGCAAATAACATGTATCCCCATTTGCATggctttcaaaaataaaaatactgaTATTTAAATCTGGGTTGGCGTGGCAGGAAATCAACAGGTGGGTCAATGAATCCCGTGCGGTCTCTAGGTCCGGCAATTGCTGCTGGGAATTTTAAAGGGTTGTGGATATACATGGTGGCTCCACCACTAGGGGCCCTAGCTGGGGCAGCCACCTACACTGTTGTGAAGGTCTCGGATAGAACACAAAATCAGGTACAGATTTTAGGAACTTTTCTTATCTTACTTCTCACtcattattattataagatgTGGCTACTTTTTAAATGAGTGCTTAAGATATTACCGTAATTTGTTACGGTCAAATATGTGTATAATAAGAAACTGAATACAGCGCTAATGAGGACCTTATCCAATCGTTCAAGTAATAGATGAATTTCTTAATTTTGCGAGTTAGGTCCACGATGACTCTATTCGCCAGGATTCCGCTTCAGCAATGAGTGATTATCAGCCACATCCCACAGGTAATACCGAAAATTAGTTACCACTTTGGGATTAAATTACATTCACGGTTCATTATTTGATTGATACTTAACAAACTATTTCAAATGCAGGTAACATCCTAATATGATCTGCCGTACGCTCTTTAACCTGAAAGGGTAACAAGTTATGGTCACCTTCCAGCTTCAACCATTCCACCAAGATTTGAGAATGTACCGTGtttgaatacatatatatatatatatatgtatacatagtAGGCTAATAAATCAAGTACTGATTGCCCACTTCTAGTCATTCTATTTACAGCGCACATAAAAGAAACCCAAAATGGTTAGAGATATGAACAATAAGCAAAGAAAGCCGTAGCAGCCAGAAAGCGTGCTTCGATAACAAATTTTGAGACCAATGAAAGCCAGTCATTCTATTCTTTCCCTTCTAGGTCCAAGTTGGGAAAGGTCTCACCTTTTCTTCCGATTGCACGCGTTGTTTGATTTGCCACGTCAATGTTTTCATTTATTTGGTTTTTTATCATTTCTTCATTGCCACTTCAATTGCTCAGGGTGGGTGGTGGCTTCTGTAATCAGTATCCTATAAAATTTATAGTGCTCCTGCATAAATGCAAGGGGGAAAACAGTATAAGAGTATTGTATTTGTTATGAGCAAATAAAATTGATGATTGTGAAAGTTAAAAGGTGTATTGTTGTTTTATCTCTTTATTTATCTGATTgtaattattgttattgttatttataaaattattttgacAATATGGTTTAGAAATTTCATGATCAACAGCCCTTTTTTCTAAAATGACTGCCTATCTTTATTTTATTGACCAATCAGGATTAAATATTTTCCCCTCGAACTTCAGAAGCATTGCACGTGCAACTATTCCCATCATGCATTTTAAGTCATGACAGCGCAAAACGTCAGGAGGTTTGAACTTTTAAATTTTCACGACTCACTTAATTGTAGCTTTCATCGTTCAATTCTCCTATGTTGTGATGTGGCAGACTTTTCATTCAGCCTCGCCATCATCTTCACTAGCAGCACTTAAAGGTGTATTTTCGTAAACAGCTTCTGTTGGATCTAATGTGTCATCGTCACCTGGATCATCAACATATGCTTGTGAACTCACAATCTGTcctgttaagtctttatgttttagGTTTCCTGTCAAAATTAACACATGGATCTTAACACAAATTAGAAAAATGACTAAATTCCAAACATCATTAAGAAAATCAACGAAACACAACAATCAAGATGGCATTATAGCTCCTTTAACGGCCTTCAGGGATGGCCATAGAAATCTTTCAACGCTAATGGCCATAAACTTTCAGATACACTTAGATTGTTATAAGAGAGGTTGAAGCAGTCAATTTAGTTAATGCAGTTTtaccataataattttttatttttattaatctGTATCTAATTCAAAAAAGGGgaaaaaaacaattaataaagagTAAATATTTATAGTTCATATCATTTCGAAATCACTGCAAGCTGAAAAATGAAAACAGCATCTATTCTAACCATTTCACCTTCACATAATCATAATAGATTACATttaatatttgtttaattattttctaATTAAGCTTATATTTCATTAGGGAAAAAAATTAGTAATTAGAAAACATATATAGTTTATATCATTTTGGAATCACTGCAAGTTGTGAAATTTTCCCATAATCAGAATGGAAACCATTTAAAATTTCTTAAAGGGATGAGGACGTGACATGAAATGCAGGGAACCAATTTCTAGCAACCAGAATAATTCAAATGGAGTAAATCTAGACCATCTAGAAATAGTAAATGAGAGCTTCATCTACATGCACATTCAGAAAATGCAAGTGAAAAAAGACCTACCCATCCAAAATGTGCATCCACTGGGTGTTGAATATAGAAGAGCCTTGACATGGAACAAATAGCGTTCCATAGACCTTTTCGTTGCAGGAATTTTGCAAGTTATAACAGTTTGTTTCAAGCCCTACCACAAATAGAGTAGATCATCAAGAAGGAAATCATAGATCAGTGTCAAAATATGAAGGGATGAAAACACTAACCTTCGCTTCTGAACAAAGGGTCTGGATAGTTCTTGTGGCCTTCTGAAGCTCTTTCACCTGATTCATTACAGAAAAACACCAGATTAAAgtctaacttataaattttacATGATGTGTCTTATCTTACCATCTGGATTATGCACTCCTTGTGACCTTCAAATTGAGCTCGCAAGAAGTCAAAAACTGGAAAAGAAGATTTCATTATAAAACACAGGCAATAGTATCTTAAAGCATAACACAAGGTCAAAGTTCAAGTAGCATATACCTTTCAAGAAGGAATCAACAAATTTTCCACCGTATTTAACAGCCATAGCGTGCACAGCCATCTGTTCCATTATGATGGTACATAAACATTAACTTGCCTTAGAGGCATTTAAGCATAAATAAAGTACAGAGTAGTTGTATAAAAAAACAAGATAAAACACgggattataaatatataataatacatacaaacaaataaaatgaaaaacaaaacatattgCCCAAGGAATTTGAGAATCTTTCTAATAACCTTGTCAGACGTCTTGCAAAGGGAAACTAATGATACCACCACATTTACAGAATGCTGTAGATTGGCCAATAGTTCTTCGATGGTTTCATGTTGAGCAGAAGCTCTAGATTTAGCAAGAAGAATGACTTCCTTAACCTAAGGGACAAAACAATAAAGCATCAGTTAATTGTTCATAGAATAAGTAGATATCCACTAGCACTTATAAAATATTTGGATCAATGACAAATCTTCAACTCACCAATCTCTTAAGAACAGTCAAGTTCCTTTCGTGCTGCAAATAGAACCACTTTCAGTAAATATGCCAAAGAAGAAACTGTACCGCAAAACATAGTAAAGGACAAACTAATAGAGCTTACCAGGACCCTGTACCATACAATGAATGTTGTGGAATTTAAAGTCGGAAAACCCTGATTAATTTCTTCTTCTGCATTTTCACATAAAAATTCCTAACAAAGAAAAGCAAATACTCGCTTATCAGTATCTGGTTTGGGTTAAGGTAAAATACGTTTCCAGGTCCACGattacaaaaaaaattcttaaccctCTGAAAATTGAAAAGAGTCTTTTAAACCAGAGGCAACTGTCATCTTTAAACCCAGAATTGAAATACATTTCATTCTAGCCCACTCCCAGGAACCTACTGCTAGGCACTATATTGTCAAATGTAAAGAAAGTAACCAAGTACCTATTTCCATACAGATTCTTAATATAGAGATAGACTCATATTGACAAGAAACAGACAgatgatttaaataataaataatcaaatcagtaaagaattttgaaaaataaaaatcaatgcaCCTGTGTTAAAATAGATTGAGCTATCTCATCCAGCAAAGCAGAAGTGGAATCACTACTTTCCAAGTAAATGTGAAGTATCTTTTGTACCATTTCACCCTAAAAACAGTGTAAAGGTCAAGAATCAAGGTTATAAAGCAATGAATGATACCACCATTGTCTCGATCATTCATAGTTGATGCAGAAGTGCTTTAcagaaaacaaacaaaaaattgtAAAAAGGCGAAAGAGATTGAAACAAAAAGGTCTTACTTTGTTCTTCCAACCGTTCTCAAGATGTTCAGTCTCCCATTTATGCTTCAAAAGCTTCTCAGCAGAAGTTCCAAGTTTGCTCCTTAATAAACCAAGTGCCCCCTGGATTCCTGAGTGCATCTGATTACCATTTTCCTCCCTAAACTTATCAAGGAATTTTTGGAATGAGGTTGCAATTGATTCTAGAGTAAGAAGAGACTCAGAGGCCAGCATAAAGGAGAAAGAACATGCTGCACAAATAAGATGTAATTGGAAAGGTGGTTCAGCACTTCGATGTAAGTGAGAGAATGAATAAGCTCCATGGAAAATAACATGCAGCAGAGAAAAATAATAAACCTTCATCAAGGACACTTTCAACAAATAAATAAACCCCAACATATAAGTACTCTGCTGTCCCAGGGAGAAGAGTCAATTGCATGCTCGAAAAGAAATTATCTGGAATCTTGCCAGGCTGGAAGGCTTCAAGAAGGTATAAGAGAATTTCTTTATTCATCTGTATAACTGGAAGGTTTATTAtctgtaataatggataattttGGTTGTTAGTACTGGATGTTAAAATTGGGTGTCTCAATAAGCTGGACATACCGATCAATATCAGCTCATAGTGAAAGGAAGAAATTTTACCTCACGAAAACAATGAAGTATTTCTTTAAAAACCAAAGAAGACATCATAGATTTTGAAAGTTGAAAAATTGGGATATCTGGGTTCCCAGCAAAAGTAAATTGAGTCTTCCAATGTTCTTGACAGTTTTCATCACCTACAGAATAAATGTTCAATAATCAAGGATATATATTTCTGTGATCGTTGTCCAGTCATCTTAATTTCGTTTATCTACCTTCTTTAAGTGCACAAATCGCACTATCCAAATGCCTCTTAAGAAATGGAAACAGTGGTGTAATTTTGCTCAAAAATTGATCAACTGTCATCCTAGTGAACCCAACTGGAGCACTGAAAACTCTACCAGAGAATCGTTTTCTGGGAGTGAAGTAATCCAGCTTGTAGCGAAGATCACGCAGAAGGTACAGATATATTGGTAACTAGCACACATTGAAGATTAAAAGAGTCAGTTCTTCAACTTTGCAATACtttcttaataataaaaaatagatcAACAACGACCACATCCATGTCTAATTAGTAGTTACCTCAGCAGCAGGATCAGAGCAACAAGAATCTTGACCCTGCATCAGAAAAGAAATATCAAGTAAATTCCataggttgtgtttggtaaaatttttatttttgaattttttaaacacaaaaatggaaatattatttttatttttgtttctttatttttaaaaaataaaaatatattcggtaactatttttgttttttgtttttaaaaataaaaaataataaatgtgtttgataacttttatttttatttttattttttgtttagcaATACAAAATaaagtgttgatttgaagaagagaagaaaaaaatcgaaaaaaagtttaaaaaaattatgaaagtgaaaaaattctattttcaaaatttaataaattttaattaaaaattttataaataataaacaaaaatagagTTAAcaaacactattttatgtttaattgtcaaaattttaattaattaaataaaaaactattttttaaaatgttaccAAACAGCACCATAATTTTTCAACTCAAAATTGTCATCATTGCTTTTCATAAGAGAAACAATTAGCAACAATAATACAAAACTTGGAGCTTATCTACCAATGCAAGATAGGTCCTAAAAGCTTCTAAAACCCCTTAATGTGGCCTAATACTACCTACAGCTCAATGAAACAAGCTTAAAGCCTCATTTACGGCTTAGGGTCACAAGCTCTCAAATCCACTTCTTTCTCTTAAACTATATGTCAATACTTGCAGTTTCAATTCTCAAAAGCTAAAATGGAAGAAATACACTTTAAAACTCATGACAATAAACATTAATATGTTCTCTAGTTTATTTGAAATAATAAAAACCTTCCTTTCGATATGTAGAAAAAAAAACACTAAGTCATTTGCAAAGTTTAAGATTTAAAGTTTGTACCTCAACAAATAAATTATTTCAAAAGTTATGCATTATACCAAGTAAAGAAGTTTATTTTTGTAGTTTAGACTTTAAACAGTATTGCATAAGCGTACATACCTTTGAAAGAGTCAAAATGGAAAAGCATTGAACCAGGAGACACCTGAATTTGGATTTCTGACCTTCAAGAGCCTTGGCAACTGAACAAATGTCTACAACCATAGGCTCATTGGAGTCATGAGGTTGCTGCTCTGATGACTCAGCTGACCTCTCCTTCGAATATAAACCAGAAGAAGTTTCATTTGGCACATCTTGGCTTGTTATAGCTCCTGCTTTCCTATAAACATCAATAATAGTGGGTTGCCGCAGTTTTTCATTCGAATCTGAACTTGTGCATGCTTTTGACAGATTCTTACGTGTCCTCTTCTTGTCAGAAGGAATTTCATCATTAGTTTTATTCTGCTCACTTT
It encodes the following:
- the LOC133818292 gene encoding probable aquaporin NIP5-1, encoding MAALSGCKKAFPAFNVSLVRKLGAEFVGTFIMVFGATAAPIVNKEHDGSAGALVGNAVCSGLAVMVVIFSTGHISGAHLNPAVTIAFAALKHFPWAQVLPYIVVQVVGSISASFALKAAFHPFMSSGLTVPEVTVHEAFAVEFIITFFLMFIVTAVSTDTRAAGELAGIAVGATVILNVLISGKSTGGSMNPVRSLGPAIAAGNFKGLWIYMVAPPLGALAGAATYTVVKVSDRTQNQVHDDSIRQDSASAMSDYQPHPTGNILI